The Lachnospiraceae bacterium oral taxon 500 genome window below encodes:
- a CDS encoding CopY/TcrY family copper transport repressor, whose product MEVVCMKNIRIAEAELPIMKLLWEQGELTSTEILSGLSGNNSTLKTFLKRLVEKGAVETEEIKTRTFRYRAAVTQEEYINQERKGFLDRVFDGSARNMLLNFVKEEKLTRKDIKDLLDLIEKEG is encoded by the coding sequence ATGGAGGTGGTTTGCATGAAGAATATACGCATTGCGGAGGCGGAGTTGCCGATTATGAAGCTTTTATGGGAGCAGGGAGAGCTTACTTCGACCGAGATTTTATCGGGTTTATCCGGAAATAATAGCACCTTAAAGACTTTTTTAAAAAGGCTGGTTGAAAAAGGCGCTGTGGAAACGGAGGAAATTAAGACCAGAACGTTTCGCTATCGGGCGGCGGTAACACAGGAAGAATATATCAATCAGGAACGGAAAGGCTTTTTGGATAGAGTGTTTGACGGCTCGGCTCGAAATATGCTTCTGAATTTTGTCAAAGAGGAAAAACTTACTCGTAAGGACATCAAGGATTTACTGGATTTGATAGAGAAGGAGGGATAA
- a CDS encoding ABC transporter ATP-binding protein, whose product MLIIKDLSLYLKQDLRLIIKDFNFTLKPGDKVALIGEEGNGKSSLLKAIYQPDLLTSYIKISGQISTVGEIIGYLPQELPAACRDLPVCNYFRQSCSVDELDYTHYYHLLDMLDLKIDALTSLAIVRMLSGGEKIKLQLLCQLLKKPTLLLLDEPSNDLDLSSVRWLENFLTALSIPVIFVSHDETLITACANTIIHFEQHMRKKEFHYSVSRLEYSEYKDTRTEQLQRQTQQAKKDKDVFDKKRERFQQIFQRVEHEQNVISRAAPSAAANLKKKMHSLKSMERRLEKEQQNLSKRPDFETAILLHFNPNINLPAGKPVLNLEIPELRIGDRVLSQNIRLNITGPAKIGIIGQNGCGKTTLLRRIVQELSAAKIPLGYMPQDYSETMPPEKTALDFLISSGSKEEYSKNATYLGSLNFTYEEMNHPIRQLSGGQKAKLFFAKMILAEAVVLILDEPTRNLSPLSMPKVRNALKDFGGAIISVSHDRSYLAEVCQQIYRLDEKGLHLVT is encoded by the coding sequence ATGCTGATTATCAAAGACCTATCCCTGTATTTAAAGCAAGATCTGCGGTTAATTATAAAAGATTTCAATTTTACGTTAAAACCGGGAGATAAAGTCGCCCTGATCGGTGAAGAAGGAAACGGCAAATCCAGTCTGTTAAAGGCAATTTATCAGCCGGATTTGCTGACGTCCTATATAAAAATAAGCGGACAAATTTCGACAGTCGGCGAAATCATCGGCTATTTGCCCCAGGAATTACCGGCCGCCTGCCGAGATCTGCCGGTCTGCAACTACTTCCGTCAATCCTGCTCCGTCGATGAACTCGACTACACCCATTATTATCATTTGCTGGATATGCTTGACTTGAAGATTGACGCTCTGACCTCGCTTGCCATCGTTCGCATGCTTTCCGGCGGCGAAAAAATCAAGCTTCAGCTGCTGTGTCAGCTCCTGAAAAAGCCAACTCTCCTGCTGCTGGATGAACCAAGCAATGATCTGGATCTGTCATCGGTTCGCTGGTTGGAAAACTTTTTAACAGCACTCTCCATCCCTGTGATTTTTGTTTCGCATGATGAAACCTTGATTACCGCTTGTGCCAATACCATCATCCATTTTGAGCAGCATATGCGCAAAAAGGAGTTTCACTACTCCGTTTCCCGATTGGAATACAGCGAATATAAGGACACTCGTACCGAGCAGCTGCAGCGCCAAACCCAGCAGGCCAAAAAAGACAAAGATGTCTTTGACAAAAAGCGGGAACGCTTTCAGCAGATATTCCAAAGGGTCGAACACGAACAAAATGTGATTTCCCGCGCTGCTCCTTCGGCTGCCGCCAATCTTAAGAAAAAGATGCATTCCCTGAAATCAATGGAACGAAGGCTGGAAAAAGAACAGCAGAACCTCAGCAAACGCCCGGATTTTGAAACTGCGATTCTGCTTCACTTTAACCCCAACATCAACTTGCCTGCCGGAAAGCCGGTTTTAAACTTAGAGATTCCGGAATTAAGGATAGGCGACCGGGTCTTAAGCCAAAATATCCGGTTGAATATTACCGGACCGGCTAAAATAGGTATCATCGGACAAAACGGCTGCGGCAAAACCACTTTACTGCGCCGGATTGTGCAAGAGCTTTCCGCTGCCAAGATTCCGCTCGGCTACATGCCTCAGGATTATTCCGAAACCATGCCCCCGGAAAAAACAGCGCTTGATTTCCTGATTTCTAGCGGCAGCAAGGAAGAATACAGCAAAAATGCCACCTATTTGGGAAGCCTTAATTTTACCTATGAAGAAATGAATCACCCCATTCGACAACTATCCGGCGGACAAAAAGCTAAGCTGTTCTTTGCCAAGATGATTTTGGCCGAAGCCGTTGTCTTGATATTGGATGAACCGACACGCAATTTATCCCCTTTATCCATGCCGAAAGTGCGCAATGCCTT